One segment of Theobroma cacao cultivar B97-61/B2 chromosome 9, Criollo_cocoa_genome_V2, whole genome shotgun sequence DNA contains the following:
- the LOC18588821 gene encoding vesicle-associated membrane protein 711 codes for MGIFYGMVARGQVVLAEFSATQTNASTIARQILEKMKEGKNDSNSSFSHDRYIFHVKRTDCLTVLCMADDASGRRIPFAFLEDIHQKFVKTYGRAIHSASAYAMNDEFSRVLSQQMDHFSNDQNADRLNRLKGEMSQVRSVMIDNIEKVLERGDRLALLVEKTSAMQGNTLRFKRQARRYKNALWWRDCKFTATLILLVLLVILYVLLTFFCDGLFLSSCLK; via the exons ATGGGGATATTTTATGGGATGGTGGCGAGGGGGCAGGTGGTGTTGGCGGAGTTTAGTGCGACGCAGACGAATGCGAGCACGATCGCGAGGCAGATATTGGAGAAGatgaaagaaggaaagaacGATAGCAATTCTTCGTTTTCGCATGATCGGTATATTTTTCATGTCAAGAGAACCGATTGCCTCACCGTTCTTTGCATGGCCGATGATGCCTCCGGAA GGAGAATCCCTTTTGCTTTCCTTGAAGATATCCATCAAAAATTTGTTAAGACCTATGGTCGTGCCATTCATTCAGCCTCAGCTTATGCAATGAATGATGAATTCTCGAGGGTCCTGAGTCAGCAGATGGACCATTTCTCAAATGATCAGAATGCCGACAGATTAAACCGTTTGAAAGGGGAAATGAGCCAG GTACGGAGCGTAATGATTGACAACATTGAGAAAGTTTTGGAGAGAGGCGACCGCTTGGCGTTGCTCGTTGAAAAGACGAGTGCAATGCAGGGGAATACACTTCGTTTCAAGAGGCAAGCTCGTCGTTACAAAAATGCTTTGTGGTGGAGAGATTGTAAATTCAC TGCGACATTGATACTACTGGTTCTGTTGGTCATCCTTTATGTTCTGCTCACATTTTTTTGTGATGGACTCTTTTTGTCGTCGTGCTTGAAGTAA